In a genomic window of Glycine max cultivar Williams 82 chromosome 13, Glycine_max_v4.0, whole genome shotgun sequence:
- the LOC100793955 gene encoding uncharacterized protein → MGNCIVLQRNVVRVMKSDGKILEYKAPIRVHQVLNQFRGHAISESLPPVLHHLNPYTRLLKGQLYYLVPPPQASSKKVNKKRVRFAEPDEDDQVEDKGCVVRIKLVLSKQELKDMVQKGGISVNEVLSLVQGKGIVGGVDACRRDDEGFHGWKPALETIPE, encoded by the coding sequence ATGGGGAACTGCATAGTCCTACAACGGAACGTGGTAAGAGTCATGAAAAGCGACGGCAAAATCCTCGAATACAAAGCACCCATCAGAGTCCACCAGGTTCTGAACCAGTTTCGGGGCCATGCAATATCCGAGTCACTACCACCAGTGTTACACCATCTCAACCCCTACACAAGATTGCTCAAGGGCCAGTTATACTACCTCGTGCCGCCGCCACAGGCTTCATCAAAAAAAGTGAACAAAAAGAGGGTGAGGTTTGCTGAACCTGATGAGGATGATCAAGTGGAAGATAAGGGTTGTGTGGTTAGGATTAAGCTGGTTCTTAGTAAGCAAGAGCTAAAGGATATGGTGCAAAAAGGAGGGATTTCTGTTAACGAGGTGTTGTCTTTGGTGCAAGGAAAGGGAATAGTTGGTGGTGTAGATGCGTGTAGAAGAGATGACGAGGGTTTTCATGGGTGGAAACCAGCGTTAGAAACCATACCAGAATAA
- the LOC102664911 gene encoding protein MAIN-LIKE 1-like: MGRGDRDDFDDAPQRRRPTASARRQRVAITAAHDEPVVPAPDVQDDPMEAPAAVEDIVADIPADTGAEATKDEHEGFPGGSSDPSVLTQYADHVACSVWTREERPELKLSSYVRKVHSLGKPVPAIEGLVADTGDRGLLSTFVERWHQETSSFHLPVGELTITLDDASSLLHLPVMGDLHAFEPLHVDNAVQMLVDLLMVSTKSARAETAQCRGPATNVHVVYLEALRDLSMTERYVWGVVALVHMYDQLNNASMSHSRQLGGYITLLQCWIYEHFPSVADSTAD; encoded by the exons ATGGGCAGAGGAGATCGTGATGATTtcgatgatgctccacagcgtCGACGGCCTACTGCATCCGCACGGAGGCAGCGAGTTGCTATAACTGCGGCGCACGATGAGCCAGTGGTCCCTGCGCCAGATGTTCAGGATGACCCGATGGAGGCACCAGCTGCTGTAGAGGACATTGTGGCAGACATTCCTGCGGACACAGGCGCAGAGGCTACTAAGGATGAGCATGAGGGATTTCCGGGTGGTTCGAGCGACCCATCCGTGTTGACCCAGTATGCGGATCATGTTGCTTGCAGCGTATGGACGAgagag gagcgtCCTGAATTGAAGCTTTCCTCTTATGTGAGAAAGGTCCATAGTTTAGGCAAGCCTGTCCCTGCCATTGAGGGACTTGTTGCTG ACACCGGCGATCGGGGACTTTTGTCCACGTTTGTGGAGCGGTGGCACCAGGAGACATCTAGTTTCCATCTCCCGGTGGGAGAGCTCACCATCACGCTGGACGACGCCTCCTCGCTTCTCCATCTTCCTGTGATGGGCGACTTACACGCTTTTGAGCCCTTGCACGTGGACAATGCGGTTCAGATGCTGGTGGACTTATTGATGGTCTCTACAAAGTCTGCTAGGGCTGAGACAGCCCAGTGTCGTGGACC TGCAACCAATGTCCATGTTGTCTACTTGGAGGCCCTTCGTGACCTCAGTATGACGGAGAGGTACGTCTGGGGAGTGGTTGCTTTGGTGCATATGTACGACCAACTGAACAATGCATCTATGAGCCACAGCCGACAGCTTGGCGGTTACATCACACTGCTGCAg TGCTGGATTTACGAGCACTTTCCGTCAGTCGCGGACTCCACTGCTGATTAG